Proteins co-encoded in one Capsicum annuum cultivar UCD-10X-F1 chromosome 9, UCD10Xv1.1, whole genome shotgun sequence genomic window:
- the LOC107842924 gene encoding thioredoxin-like protein AAED1, chloroplastic, which translates to MNNNNLLTYQSLVHSRIPCFTPMAISLSATIAVSISVRQNQLHNLNFTKTPFSFNSNFSLTSNFSAIYASHRSSSSSAIFSSTGTENPVVSEDTINVLDDVQVFDLKGQGIPISDLWKDRKAVVAFARHFGCVLCRIRADYLAAEKDKMDAAGVALVLIGPGTVDQARKFYEQTNFKGEVYADPSYRSYEALRFVSGITTTFTPGAGLKIIQAYMDGYRQDWELSFEKDTRTRGGWRQGGIIVAGPGKNNITYIHKDKEAGDDPDIREILSACCAQG; encoded by the exons ATGAATAATAACAATCTGTTAACGTACCAAAGTTTAGTCCATTCAAGAATCCCCTGTTTTACACCAATGGCCATTTCTCTCTCTGCCACTATTGCAGTTAGCATAAGTGTTCGCCAAAACCAACTTCACAATCTCAATTTCACAAAAACCCCATTTAGTTTTAACTCCAATTTCAGCTTAACATCCAATTTTTCAGCCATTTATGCATCCCACAGGTCCTCCTCCTCCTCTGCTATCTTCAGCTCCACAG GAACAGAGAATCCAGTGGTGAGTGAGGACACCATCAATGTGTTGGACGATGTTCAAGTATTTGATCTGAAAGGACAAGGAATACCTATTTCAGATTTGTGGAAAGATAGGAAAGCAGTCGTCGCCTTTGCTCGTCATTTTGG ATGTGTCCTTTGTCGTATAAGAGCTGATTATCTTGCAGCTGAGAAG GATAAGATGGATGCAGCTGGAGTTGCACTCGTTTTAATTGGACCTGGTACTGTTGATCAG GCCAGAAAATTCTACGAGCAAACAAACTTTAAAGGAG AAGTTTATGCTGATCCGAGCTATAGGTCTTATGAGGCTCTGAGATTTGTGTCAGGCATTACAACCACATTCACTCCGGGG GCAGGTCTGAAAATAATACAAGCATATATGGATGGCTACAGACAAGATTGGGAGCTTTCTTTCGAAAAGGACACCAGGACACGAGGTGGCTG GCGACAAGGAGGAATTATCGTTGCAGGTCCTGGTAAAAATAACATCACATACATACACAAG GACAAAGAAGCAGGGGATGATCCAGATATAAGAGAAATCTTGAGTGCTTGCTGTGCACAAGGCTAA